The Haloplanus sp. CK5-1 genome contains a region encoding:
- a CDS encoding geranylgeranyl reductase family protein: MTTHECDVVVVGAGTAGCYAAASAARDGLDVLVVERKDESEAGHIACGDALKGADAFPDAIPKSEIRSSFTNTGVDHGRFELPDHDTVLDIPVPGELAVIDRLEFGRRMIDGAADAGAEFHYDTVVQDVTQEDGRVTGVRGVRKGDPVTYEARVTVDAAGALSILQDKADLEDATFDTNVSYSQFCSAYREIVEVPEAVEWDDALVFKPTQRAAGYLWYFPRTSTTINAGLGFQMTEEPMKLVRDLREDLRNRPEFRGAEVTDKLGAALPTRRPYDSAVAPGFVAVGDAAGHVNPTTGGGIAGAAYAGTYAADAIVDALADGGPTEAALWEYNERVMDHFGARYAGLDVYNVLSTAVDVDDLMGLLASLPGEKLAEALYSGSTSMGLALKLKSAVKSFGYWGTILDFYRTKKLSEELMGRYDSYPTAPGDLAAWQAERDDVMERVYETTGAEPKY; the protein is encoded by the coding sequence ATGACCACCCACGAGTGCGACGTCGTCGTCGTCGGCGCGGGTACCGCCGGCTGTTACGCCGCGGCGTCGGCCGCCCGCGACGGCCTCGACGTCCTCGTCGTCGAACGAAAGGACGAGTCGGAGGCGGGCCACATCGCCTGCGGCGACGCCCTGAAAGGGGCCGACGCGTTCCCGGACGCCATCCCAAAATCGGAGATCAGGTCCTCGTTCACCAACACGGGCGTCGACCACGGCCGGTTCGAACTCCCAGACCACGACACCGTCCTCGACATCCCCGTGCCCGGCGAACTCGCCGTCATCGACCGCCTGGAGTTCGGGCGGCGCATGATCGACGGCGCAGCCGACGCGGGCGCCGAGTTCCACTACGACACCGTCGTTCAGGACGTCACGCAGGAGGACGGCCGCGTGACCGGGGTTCGCGGGGTCCGGAAGGGGGATCCGGTCACCTACGAGGCCCGCGTGACCGTCGACGCCGCCGGCGCGCTCTCCATCCTCCAGGACAAGGCCGACCTCGAGGACGCCACCTTCGACACCAACGTCTCGTACTCGCAGTTCTGCTCGGCCTACCGCGAGATCGTCGAAGTGCCCGAGGCAGTCGAGTGGGACGACGCCCTCGTGTTCAAGCCGACCCAGCGGGCGGCGGGCTACCTCTGGTACTTCCCGCGGACGAGTACGACGATCAACGCCGGTCTCGGCTTCCAGATGACCGAGGAGCCGATGAAACTCGTCAGGGACCTGCGCGAGGACCTCCGGAACCGGCCGGAGTTCCGGGGTGCGGAGGTGACGGACAAACTCGGTGCGGCGCTCCCGACCCGGCGACCGTACGACTCGGCGGTCGCGCCGGGGTTCGTCGCCGTCGGTGACGCCGCCGGCCACGTCAACCCGACGACGGGAGGTGGTATCGCCGGCGCGGCCTACGCCGGCACCTACGCCGCCGACGCCATCGTCGACGCCCTCGCGGACGGCGGCCCGACCGAGGCGGCGCTGTGGGAGTACAACGAACGCGTCATGGATCACTTCGGGGCGCGGTACGCCGGCCTCGACGTGTACAACGTCCTCTCGACGGCGGTCGACGTCGACGACCTGATGGGTCTCCTGGCCTCGCTGCCGGGCGAGAAACTCGCGGAGGCGCTCTACTCCGGGTCGACCTCAATGGGACTCGCCCTGAAACTCAAGAGCGCCGTCAAGAGCTTCGGCTACTGGGGAACTATCCTCGATTTCTACCGGACGAAGAAGCTCTCGGAGGAACTGATGGGTCGGTACGACTCCTACCCCACGGCCCCCGGCGACCTGGCGGCGTGGCAGGCCGAGCGTGACGACGTGATGGAGCGGGTGTACGAGACGACGGGCGCGGAGCCGAAGTACTAG
- a CDS encoding phosphomannomutase, which yields MDLFGTAGIRGSAVTDVTPELAMAVGRAVARDGDEVVIGRDGRTTGEGLASAVEAGALSGGAAVRRVGVVPTPALAFATRGRRGVMLTASHNPPDDNGIKLFDDGVEFDREAERAVERRVAEGSPPVDWDEWGDVRDAPVLDAYREAVVDYARGYGAPLDGLQIVVDCANGMAALATPTVLRELGASVVTLHGNVDGHFPGRGSKPTPESLADLRRFVADGDAAFGIGHDGDADRIVIVDGAGEVVHEDTVLAVVAERYVRDCDAADPVVVTTPNASARIDDRVAAAGGRVERVGLGSLHEGVARVRAEGGTVAFAAEPWKHIHPAFGGWIDGVVSAAVIARFVASEGLDTLREPVIERPYRKVSVACPDDRKSAAMERLATTLPEAFPDATVDRSHGIRLERRDGSWLLVRPSGTEPYVRLYAESEAVDELVATARERIERAVEAAA from the coding sequence ATGGACCTCTTCGGGACGGCAGGCATCCGCGGGAGTGCGGTCACGGACGTAACACCGGAACTCGCGATGGCGGTGGGGCGGGCGGTCGCACGCGACGGCGACGAGGTGGTGATCGGCCGCGACGGGCGGACGACCGGCGAGGGCCTGGCGTCGGCCGTCGAGGCGGGAGCCCTCTCCGGCGGCGCCGCAGTCCGGCGGGTGGGCGTCGTCCCGACGCCCGCACTGGCTTTCGCCACCCGCGGCCGGCGGGGAGTGATGCTCACCGCCTCGCACAACCCGCCCGACGACAACGGCATCAAACTCTTCGACGACGGCGTCGAGTTCGACCGCGAGGCAGAGCGGGCGGTCGAGCGCCGGGTCGCCGAGGGATCGCCGCCGGTCGACTGGGACGAGTGGGGCGACGTGCGCGACGCGCCGGTCCTCGACGCCTACCGCGAGGCGGTCGTCGACTACGCGCGGGGGTACGGCGCGCCTCTCGACGGCCTGCAGATCGTCGTCGACTGCGCGAACGGGATGGCGGCGCTGGCGACGCCGACGGTGCTGCGGGAACTCGGTGCGAGCGTCGTCACGCTCCACGGAAACGTCGACGGCCACTTCCCCGGCCGGGGGAGCAAGCCGACGCCCGAATCGCTGGCGGACCTCCGGCGGTTCGTCGCCGACGGCGACGCGGCCTTCGGAATCGGCCACGACGGCGACGCCGACCGGATCGTGATCGTCGACGGCGCCGGCGAGGTGGTCCACGAAGACACGGTACTCGCCGTCGTCGCCGAGCGGTACGTCCGCGACTGCGACGCCGCCGACCCGGTCGTGGTGACGACGCCCAACGCCTCGGCCCGGATCGACGACCGCGTCGCCGCCGCGGGTGGGCGGGTCGAGCGGGTCGGGCTCGGCTCGCTCCACGAGGGCGTCGCCCGGGTTCGGGCCGAGGGTGGCACGGTCGCGTTCGCGGCCGAACCCTGGAAACACATCCACCCCGCCTTCGGCGGGTGGATCGACGGCGTGGTCAGCGCTGCCGTGATCGCTCGCTTCGTCGCGAGCGAGGGGTTGGATACCCTGCGCGAACCCGTCATCGAGCGACCGTACCGGAAGGTCAGCGTCGCGTGTCCGGACGACCGAAAGTCGGCGGCGATGGAGCGACTGGCGACGACGCTCCCCGAGGCGTTCCCGGACGCGACCGTCGACCGGTCACACGGGATCCGACTCGAACGGCGGGACGGGTCGTGGCTGCTCGTTCGCCCCAGCGGGACCGAACCCTACGTCCGACTGTACGCCGAGAGCGAGGCCGTCGACGAGTTGGTGGCGACCGCACGCGAGCGGATCGAGCGGGCGGTCGAGGCGGCCGCGTAG
- a CDS encoding flippase activity-associated protein Agl23, translating into MSAAASDGPGSWIDRVVVAVVALSVVALAGRVVGLGARPFHWDEARVGYWTLRSLDTGSLAYRPVAGGPLLYVVDRLVFGAVGATDATARAAVAVVGGLSPLLALLFRGVDSDSGYRLGDAETVALAALLAASPVLLYYARFLRGDVPLAVFGLVVVGCGVRLLDAPEDADPAGYRYLGAAALGLAVAASGFVVGYILCWLAAAGLTVDQRRLVGEQSSSGSRTESGNVGEGGVARERIGSVLVRLRGPPRAAMGALAVFLSVHLYFYAPRTDGGISPTLGAVEAAFVGAARTFYGVRVVGRRQGGEHELLPYLSAHAETLLAASAVVVALAAVGFAADRYSRGPTRPVVAFHAYWAGASLLVFPVITEESAAWLTVHTVAPALVPAAAGVGLLVRYAARALDRDDAVGVAVAGLLALALVGGLGVAVADTAYGPTTPENPLVHHAQPADDLDPVLADVAAASDGNEGVDVLFYGRTFVTEADADTGRPPVSDAWGNRLPLSWYVERAGTETAGVRDPGELSALDTVPPVVIAPSDRRATLAERLPGYESSTYRLSLWNREVVVFVRR; encoded by the coding sequence ATGTCAGCGGCCGCCTCCGACGGTCCCGGGTCGTGGATCGACCGGGTCGTCGTCGCCGTCGTCGCCCTCTCCGTCGTCGCCCTCGCGGGCCGGGTCGTCGGCCTCGGCGCGCGTCCGTTTCACTGGGACGAGGCCCGCGTCGGCTACTGGACCCTCCGCTCGCTCGACACCGGCAGTCTCGCCTACCGTCCGGTCGCTGGCGGGCCGCTGCTCTACGTCGTCGACCGACTCGTCTTCGGGGCCGTCGGCGCGACCGACGCCACCGCCCGCGCCGCCGTCGCCGTCGTCGGCGGCCTGTCGCCGCTCCTCGCGCTCCTCTTCCGCGGAGTGGACTCGGACTCGGGCTACCGCCTCGGCGACGCCGAGACGGTCGCGCTCGCGGCGTTGCTGGCCGCCAGTCCGGTCCTCCTCTACTATGCGCGCTTCCTCCGCGGCGACGTCCCTCTCGCCGTCTTCGGCCTCGTCGTCGTCGGCTGTGGTGTCCGACTGCTCGACGCCCCGGAGGACGCCGACCCCGCGGGCTATCGCTACCTCGGCGCGGCCGCCCTCGGCCTCGCCGTCGCTGCGTCGGGGTTCGTCGTCGGCTACATCCTCTGTTGGCTCGCCGCCGCCGGCCTCACCGTCGACCAACGACGGCTCGTCGGTGAGCAGAGTTCATCTGGCTCCCGGACGGAGTCCGGGAACGTCGGCGAGGGCGGCGTCGCCCGCGAGCGCATTGGAAGCGTCCTCGTCCGGCTTCGTGGCCCGCCTAGGGCCGCGATGGGTGCACTCGCCGTCTTCCTCTCGGTCCACCTCTACTTCTACGCGCCGCGGACCGACGGCGGCATCAGCCCGACGCTGGGTGCGGTGGAGGCGGCCTTCGTCGGCGCGGCCCGCACGTTCTACGGCGTCCGCGTCGTCGGCCGACGACAGGGCGGCGAACACGAACTCCTGCCGTATCTGAGCGCCCACGCCGAGACGCTACTGGCGGCGTCGGCCGTCGTCGTCGCCCTCGCCGCCGTCGGCTTCGCCGCAGATCGGTACAGCCGTGGCCCCACGCGGCCGGTCGTCGCCTTCCACGCCTACTGGGCTGGCGCGTCGCTGCTGGTCTTCCCGGTCATCACCGAGGAGAGCGCGGCGTGGCTCACCGTCCACACCGTCGCGCCGGCGCTGGTTCCCGCGGCCGCGGGGGTCGGACTGCTCGTCCGCTACGCCGCCCGCGCGCTGGACCGCGACGACGCCGTCGGCGTCGCAGTCGCGGGATTGCTGGCGCTCGCCCTCGTCGGCGGGTTGGGCGTCGCCGTCGCGGACACGGCCTACGGACCGACGACGCCCGAGAATCCCCTCGTCCACCACGCCCAGCCCGCGGACGACCTCGACCCCGTCCTCGCCGACGTGGCGGCCGCGAGCGATGGCAACGAGGGCGTCGACGTGTTGTTCTACGGGCGGACGTTCGTCACGGAAGCCGACGCCGACACGGGCCGACCGCCGGTGAGTGACGCGTGGGGGAACCGGCTACCCCTGTCGTGGTACGTAGAGCGGGCGGGCACGGAGACAGCGGGGGTCCGCGACCCCGGAGAACTGTCGGCGCTCGACACCGTCCCGCCGGTGGTGATCGCACCGTCCGACCGGCGGGCGACGCTCGCCGAACGGCTGCCGGGCTACGAATCGAGTACGTACCGACTGTCGCTGTGGAACCGAGAGGTCGTCGTGTTCGTCCGGCGCTAA
- a CDS encoding transcription initiation factor IIB, which yields MERPSRQRQRSQETEQDADESVDCPECNSDNVVTDADQGELVCDDCGLVIDERQIDRGPEWRAFNHSERQSKSRVGAPITETMHDRGLTTTIDWKDKDAYGRSLSSEKRSQMHRLRKWQERIRTKDAGERNLQFALSEIDRMASALGVPRSVREVASVIYRRALNEDLIRGRSIEGVATAALYAACRQEGIPRSLDEVAEVSRVPQKEIGRTYRYISQELGLELKPVDPKQFVPRFASALELSEEVQAKATEIIDVSAEQGLLSGKSPTGFAAAAIYAASLLCNEKKTQREVADVAQVTEVTIRNRYQEQIEAMGFR from the coding sequence ATGGAACGTCCTAGCCGCCAACGTCAGCGAAGCCAGGAAACCGAACAGGACGCTGACGAATCCGTGGACTGTCCCGAATGCAACTCGGACAACGTCGTCACCGACGCGGATCAGGGCGAACTCGTCTGTGACGACTGCGGACTAGTGATCGACGAACGGCAGATCGACCGCGGACCGGAGTGGCGGGCGTTCAACCACTCGGAGCGCCAGAGCAAGTCACGCGTCGGCGCACCGATCACGGAGACGATGCACGACCGCGGGCTGACGACGACCATCGACTGGAAGGACAAGGACGCGTACGGGCGGTCGCTCTCCTCGGAGAAGCGCTCCCAGATGCACCGCCTGCGCAAGTGGCAGGAGCGCATCCGGACGAAGGACGCGGGCGAGCGGAACCTGCAGTTCGCGCTGAGCGAGATCGACCGCATGGCCTCGGCGCTGGGCGTCCCCCGGTCGGTGCGGGAGGTCGCCTCGGTGATCTACCGGCGCGCGCTCAACGAGGACCTCATCCGCGGCCGCTCGATCGAGGGCGTCGCCACCGCCGCCCTCTACGCCGCCTGTCGGCAGGAGGGCATCCCCCGGTCACTCGACGAGGTGGCGGAAGTCTCCCGCGTCCCACAGAAGGAGATCGGTCGGACCTACCGCTACATCTCCCAGGAACTCGGTCTCGAACTCAAGCCGGTCGATCCGAAGCAGTTCGTCCCGCGTTTCGCCTCGGCGCTCGAACTCAGCGAGGAGGTCCAGGCCAAAGCGACCGAGATCATCGACGTCTCCGCCGAACAGGGCCTCCTCTCCGGGAAGTCGCCGACCGGGTTCGCGGCGGCGGCCATCTACGCGGCCTCCCTGCTCTGTAACGAGAAGAAAACCCAGCGCGAGGTGGCCGACGTCGCCCAGGTGACCGAAGTCACTATCCGGAATCGGTATCAGGAACAGATCGAAGCGATGGGCTTCCGTTAG
- a CDS encoding PQQ-binding-like beta-propeller repeat protein, which yields MPPREPPDRPDAGSGRTESRCPVSRRTALLSLGICFAGIGSGCLGESGPSSDRIRWRRSIRGRPLLDDGTLYVMDRLTLHALSPTDGSSRWTTEYSESDFDQRLCLDSDIAVDDQRIYVPGCDGLRALRRSDGTQAWFVGSPLRQGVGVGDGQVYANAEDLLAIDADSGDVVWRADTGGDRLTTPAATANGVVFTNRVDGIVTAFDVDGERRWQYRTDTETRSPTTADDTVYVATSTEPGRTGKLCALNRADGSVRWTVDTPSPKRGTRPVVDGDAVYLGCSGRDHGTLLALDRSDGSERWSFTDENSTVYEPAVTADMVYAGSNDDHVYAFSRTGEHQWEIETNSVVGTVVAGENLLYAANNERVLAIERS from the coding sequence ATGCCTCCGCGAGAGCCTCCCGATCGGCCGGACGCCGGATCCGGACGGACCGAATCTCGGTGTCCAGTTTCCCGCAGAACGGCCCTCCTGTCCCTCGGTATCTGCTTCGCCGGAATCGGTTCCGGGTGTCTCGGTGAGTCCGGACCCTCCTCCGATCGGATCCGCTGGCGCAGGAGTATTCGTGGGCGACCACTCCTCGACGATGGGACGCTCTACGTCATGGATCGACTGACGCTCCACGCGCTGTCGCCGACCGACGGGAGTTCACGGTGGACGACCGAGTACAGCGAGAGCGACTTCGATCAGCGGCTCTGTCTCGACAGTGACATCGCCGTCGATGACCAACGAATCTACGTTCCCGGTTGCGACGGGCTCCGTGCCCTCCGGCGCTCGGACGGCACGCAGGCTTGGTTCGTCGGATCTCCACTCAGACAGGGTGTCGGCGTCGGCGACGGGCAGGTGTACGCGAACGCCGAGGATCTGCTCGCCATCGATGCCGACAGCGGTGACGTCGTCTGGCGGGCGGATACGGGCGGGGACCGTCTCACGACGCCGGCAGCGACGGCAAACGGCGTCGTCTTCACCAACCGCGTCGACGGGATCGTTACGGCGTTCGACGTCGACGGCGAGCGACGGTGGCAGTACCGGACCGACACCGAGACGCGAAGCCCGACGACCGCGGACGACACCGTCTACGTGGCCACGTCGACCGAACCGGGACGGACAGGGAAACTGTGTGCGCTGAACCGTGCGGACGGCTCCGTTCGATGGACGGTCGACACGCCGTCGCCGAAACGTGGAACGCGCCCGGTCGTCGACGGCGACGCGGTGTATCTCGGCTGTAGCGGGCGGGATCACGGGACGCTCCTCGCACTCGATCGCTCGGACGGCTCCGAACGGTGGTCGTTCACGGACGAGAACAGCACCGTGTACGAACCCGCCGTGACTGCCGATATGGTGTATGCTGGATCGAACGACGACCACGTCTACGCGTTCTCGCGGACCGGCGAGCACCAGTGGGAAATCGAGACGAACAGCGTCGTCGGGACGGTCGTTGCCGGGGAGAACCTCCTCTACGCGGCGAACAACGAACGCGTTCTCGCCATCGAACGGTCGTGA
- a CDS encoding IS6 family transposase has product MAESERLSKCIEWIDLSFVERKRTPEWAIQVGIRCHLAGMSTRDASQFLDELGVKRSHVAVHNWVHKAELQPVSTVSADQLAVDEKVIRINGDDYWLYGAVDPQTNEILQFRLFPATTKQTTRWFLTELHRRYRLDGVEFLVDDADYLVNVLDEDGYRFQMISHGNRNAIERVFWDIERRTSSFATSFSHVEPQTAESWLKALAVRHNSRQS; this is encoded by the coding sequence ATGGCAGAATCCGAACGCCTCAGCAAGTGTATCGAGTGGATCGACTTGTCGTTTGTGGAGCGAAAGCGGACTCCCGAGTGGGCGATTCAAGTGGGTATCCGGTGTCATCTCGCAGGTATGTCAACAAGAGATGCAAGTCAGTTTCTCGATGAGTTGGGAGTCAAACGTAGTCACGTCGCGGTTCACAACTGGGTGCACAAGGCCGAGCTACAGCCGGTTTCGACGGTGAGTGCGGATCAACTCGCGGTCGACGAGAAAGTGATCCGCATCAACGGTGACGACTACTGGCTGTACGGTGCCGTCGATCCCCAAACAAACGAAATCCTGCAGTTCAGGCTGTTTCCAGCGACGACGAAACAGACGACGCGATGGTTTCTGACCGAACTTCATCGACGATATCGGCTAGATGGCGTCGAATTTCTCGTCGATGACGCCGATTATCTAGTGAACGTCCTCGACGAAGACGGGTACCGATTCCAGATGATTTCACACGGGAATCGGAATGCCATCGAACGTGTCTTTTGGGATATAGAACGACGAACCTCATCGTTCGCAACTAGTTTCAGCCATGTCGAACCGCAGACAGCAGAATCGTGGCTCAAAGCCCTCGCCGTCCGGCACAACTCACGCCAAAGTTAA